Genomic window (Ctenopharyngodon idella isolate HZGC_01 chromosome 20, HZGC01, whole genome shotgun sequence):
CCGCTGTTCCCGCTGCTCTGTTGGGATGTGGTGGATGTGGAAACGGAAGAGCTCACGGTGGAAGAAGCCACTGAAGATGCTGTTACACTGGGGCTGAAGAGCGGGAATCCTCCAGGAAAAGATAGAGGGAAGGTTTGCGCCGCAGCTGCGGCGGCCGCTGCGTGAACGGTTGCCGATATTGAAAGCAGTGAGGTGGATAGCGGCGGTACACAAGGAGCGACACTGCCTGTAGAGGGCGCTCTGAGTGCGGAGTCACTGTGGGTGAAGGAGGAGGTCAGCAGGGCTGCACCCCTCTGAGGAACCTCAGACAGCCTGCTAGAGGAACTTTCTGAGGAAGGAAGTCCGCTCTGCTGCAGAAATGCAGTGGGGATGGGATGCAAAGCGGCGGCCCAGTGATGCGGGTGGAGGGCCTGCTGGTGATGGGCTATGGATGTGGTCATGGCGGCCGCTTCCCTCTGCGAGGCGCAGCTGCTGAGGTGAGAAACCAAGCGGACGCGGAGGGGGTCACTGGAGTCCAGACCTTCCACAGAGCTCAAATACCTCGCCACTTCAGTTAGACACTCACGAAAGCCGATGCTCATGAAGTCCATGGCCAGAGAATGAGCATCAAAATATcctgaaagagacagagagaacgATTCAAATGTGAAGCTTTAATCATGATGAATCAAATGCAACCCCACTGTGTTCGAGAGGCTAAACCTAAGCAGAATGGGATTGTGACCTGACCtgtttgtatatttgttttctCTCCCCTATGCTTCAGTTTTAACACTCATTGGAAAGCCCTAACAAACCCCCAACAGTGCAGCCTGTGAATGCGGCCCCACTCCCCTCCCATGGATTTATGAAAGCAAACACAATCCCAGGGTCAAGTGCTTCTTTTGTCCTGCCGGCACTTTCCCACGAGTTCAATCCTACCATTAACATTGATTTCCACTTTAATCTGGTCAAAAGGGAACTCCGTGCTCAAATTTCACTACAGCTTTAGGTGGAGTGCAAGATGGGAGCCAATAACAAGCAGTCTACCTTTTCCTCCTGTGGCCTGAAGCATCTTCAAGTGATCCACTGTCATCTGCAATATTTCCGCTTTCTCTAACTTGGCAGATCCCTTGGGAGAAGAAATCggatatgtttttaatatgatAGCTTTGATGAAATAATGTGACAACATCCTCTTCcacttacatttaatttattacagttattattattagaaataaTACTTTCATAAAGCGTAATAAAGCACACAGGGATGTGAACTCACCTGTTTCTCAAATGCTGTTGGCACCAGACGACGTAACTctgataaactattatttattcgGTCCCTCCGTCTTTTCTCAATTATctacaatatataaaataatcaaCAGAGTATAATGTATCAGAGTTTtgaataaagtatttaaaagatttgaacaaatatgaaaattctcaAAAGTTATGAATTACCCCTCTCCGCTTCTTCCTGGCCATGACTTGGGATGTTGTGGTAGGTGAGCCACATCTTATAAATGAACCGTTGCTTTGACTTTGGGGGAAAAAAGGGATGAAAACTTATcattgcactgtaaaaagtgttcaTAGTtacctttaaaatgactttttttaattcagttgtattaaattatattttgattttcGACTAACAAAACCAGGGGCCAGTTACATAGCTTCTAAGTTAAGACTGTTAAGTTAAGAAAGTTAAGAAGTAGTATGGCCAAACAGCAATTAGTTTGGaataatcagtcttacttttcagaTTCAGATTAGACCAATCTACCATTTTATGTAGccgacttaaaaaaaaaaaaaaaaaagttattaccagtcttgaagaaaataaacagatgactaacttgtaagactagtctaagcagtttatgtAACTGGCcacagttcatttaaatatgaacCACATGAAACATATTTTAGGTTACCTAAAATGTTTGACAGTGataattggtaacacttcattAAGCCTTTTACTTGTAAGTAAATGCATAATGCATAAAATACCATTAATATCTATAGCCTGCATTCAAAAAGTTAGAAATGTctataacactttacaataacgtTTAGTAACATGTAAGCAATACTTTAAAACATGGTAACATGCAATTGATATCTAAAGGATCCATTTCCACTTGATTAAACCCATCAAATTATTCTTGGTGCAATCTAATGTAATCTGTTTGATTtagtcatattaaataatattttgagttgaaTTAAACCAGTTCATTCTGATGCTCATTTTTAGGTTGCATGACAGTATACAAGTTACAAACTTTTAGTTAACTATAGTAGTTTATGTACATTCAccatatatgaaaaatattaaattaaaatgtctaTGATACTATCAGTGACATTTTAACTATGGAACTGTTGAGCACtacataataatgtttaattgtgTTAAAGTATTACCAAAGCTTTTTTGTCATACAAAATGAGTTTATCTATAATGTCtaagattaaaatattaaaattacaattaataaaatgataaatgaactagaatgtttttaaataataagtGTAATTATATTAGaggcctatatatatttatacatttaatataaggTCTAAATAGAAAGATAACACCTAAAAGTGAATCCTCAGCTAGAGAACAACAAACAACCATCTAATGCATGCTTACCCCGAGTAGTTATTCTCGCTGCCCACATCAATAGTTTCATCCATGTCGCTGTCGGACGTGCTGTCCTCACAAGGCCGCTTCATGATGCCGTGCGCACAGGTACAATCACCAAACACTCTGAGCGTCTTTCCCACGAACCGCTGGAGCCTCAGTCTCGCATTCACGCCCACGTCCTGCTTTGGGAACACccaccgaaaaaaaaaaaaaagaaaacacgcCCCGAGCCACCGAATGGAGGTCTCAAACTTCATTCCCCTGATAATTGACTCTGCCCAGCTTCAGCACTCGCGTTCTGCACCCGAGGGCCCCAGAAGCGTGAGAAACACTTTACACAAGAAAGGCGACGGTGTTTCAGAGCCTGACTGAGCTTGGACACAGTGTGCAGATAGGCAGGAAATCTAGGTAAAGGGTTTCTGGCAAGGCTAATTTGAGGATGCAGAGTGGCTTGCCAAAACGTAGTCAGGTTTATTCAGTGTGCGAATTATTAAGGACGGAATTTCTGTCAGTAGTTTGTTTAGATTTGTCTCGCGCAGCCCAAATTGTTTTAGCGTCACTTTACACAGTTAGCTAACCTTCAAATATCTTGAAGAGAACAACAATaattaatgttatatatttatttcaaatctatattaatatgaaaataacgacataaTGTTTTGTCGACTTACCATCCAACACAAGGCGATCAAGCTCTGCTCACGtgacttttgtattttttcacatttaggTTACTGAAAGGTAGTTTGAAAACCCCATTAAAACGTATACTCgtatgtaaaacaaaacaaaaccatattTATTTACCTAATAAAAgttattgtcattaaaaaaaagttacaattgGTAAAGTGTAAATTACCTTACcatatatagtaaaaaaaaaaaacagtatattttagagactacatatatttttacaagTATTTTTATAAGTAAAAACTACCTTAATTACCTtctaaatatgtaaaaaaaaaa
Coding sequences:
- the hey2 gene encoding hairy/enhancer-of-split related with YRPW motif protein 2, which translates into the protein MKFETSIRWLGACFLFFFFRWVFPKQDVGVNARLRLQRFVGKTLRVFGDCTCAHGIMKRPCEDSTSDSDMDETIDVGSENNYSGQSNGSFIRCGSPTTTSQVMARKKRRGIIEKRRRDRINNSLSELRRLVPTAFEKQGSAKLEKAEILQMTVDHLKMLQATGGKGYFDAHSLAMDFMSIGFRECLTEVARYLSSVEGLDSSDPLRVRLVSHLSSCASQREAAAMTTSIAHHQQALHPHHWAAALHPIPTAFLQQSGLPSSESSSSRLSEVPQRGAALLTSSFTHSDSALRAPSTGSVAPCVPPLSTSLLSISATVHAAAAAAAAQTFPLSFPGGFPLFSPSVTASSVASSTVSSSVSTSTTSQQSSGNSGSSSKPYRPWGTEVGAF